From Mus musculus strain C57BL/6J chromosome 8, GRCm38.p6 C57BL/6J, a single genomic window includes:
- the Esrp2 gene encoding epithelial splicing regulatory protein 2 isoform X3: MTPPPPPPPPPGPDPAVDSATDPCPEPQSLVVLFGATAGALGPDLGSDETDLILLVWQVVEPRSRQVGTLHKSLVRAEAAALSPQCREASGLSADSLARAESLDKVLQQFSQLVSGDVALLGGGPYVLCTDGQQLLRQVLHPEASRKNLVLPDTFFSFYDLRREFHMQHPSTCSARDLTVGTMAQDLGLETDATEDDFGVWEVKTMVAVILHLLEGSNGQLFSKPEVVKQKYETGPCSKADVVDNETVVRARGLPWQSSDQDVARFFKGLNIARGGVALCLNAQGRRNGEALIRFVDSEQRDLALQRHKHHMGVRYIEVYKATGEEFVKIAGGTSLEVARFLSREDQVILRLRGLPFSAGPTDVLGFLGPECPVTGGADGLLFVRHPDGRPTGDAFALFACEELAQAALRRHKGMLGKRYIELFRSTAAEVQQCNESVAFLTRSLTAMQPVHSFPH, from the exons ATgactccgccgccgccgccgcccccacCCCCGGGCCCAGATCCCGCAGTAGACTCGGCCACAGACCCTTGTCCCGAACCTCAGTCGCTGGTGGTTTTGTTCGGGGCCACTGCCGGTGCGCTGGGGCCGGACCTAGGCTCGGACGAGACCGACTTAATCCTCCTAGTTTGGCAAGTGGTGGAGCCGCGCAGCCGACAG GTGGGGACGCTGCACAAGTCGCTAGTTCGCGCCGAGGCGGCTGCCCTGAGTCCACAATGCCGCGAGGCGAGTGGACTCAGCGCAGACAGCCTAGCGCGGGCGGAGTCCCTGGACAAAGTGCTGCAACAG TTCTCACAGCTGGTGAGCGGGGATGTGGCTCTGCTGGGCGGGGGCCCCTATGTGCTCTGCACTGATGGGCAGCAGCTGTTGCGACAGGTTCTGCATCCTGAGGCCTCCAGGAAG AACCTGGTGCTCCCCGAcaccttcttctccttctacgACCTCCGCAGAGAATTCCATATGCAGCACCCAAGCACCTGCTCCGCCAGAGACCTCACAGTGGGCACCATGGCACAGG ACTTGGGACTAGAAACAGATGCTACCGAAGATGACTTTGGGGTCTGGGAAGTGAAGACTATGGTAGCTGTTATTCTCCACCTACTTGAAGGGTCCAATG GTCAGTTGTTCTCGAAGCCAGAAGTGGTAAAGCAGAAATACGAGACAGGCCCTTG CAGCAAGGCTGATGTGGTGGACAATGAGACTGTAGTACGGGCCCGTGGGTTGCCCTGGCAATCATCAGACCAGGATGTGGCTCGATTCTTCAAAGGGCTCAACATTGCCAG GGGTGGTGTGGCCCTCTGTCTCAACGCCCAGGGCCGCAGAAATGGCGAGGCCCTCATCCGATTCGTGGACAGCGAGCAGCGGGACCTAGCGCTGCAGAGACACAAACACCACATGGGTGTCCGCTATATTGAG GTATATAAAGCCACAGGGGAGGAATTCGTAAAGATTGCAGGGG GCACATCACTAGAGGTGGCCCGTTTCCTATCACGGGAAGATCAAGTGATCCTGAGGCTACGGGGACTACCCTTTTCAGCCGGGCCAACAGATGTTCTAGGCTTCCTGGGGCCAGAATGCCCAGTGACTGGGGGTGCTGATGGGCTGCTCTTTGTCCGCCACCCTGATGGCAGGCCTACTGGGGATGCCTTTGCTCTCTTTGCCTGTGAGGAGCTGGCACAGGCTGCTCTGCGCAGGCACAAAGGCATGCTGGGTAAGCGATACATTGAACTCTTCAGGAGCACGGCAGCCGAGGTGCAGCAG TGTAATGAATCTGTTGCTTTTCTTACTAGGTCCTTAACCGCTATGCAGCCAGTCCACTCCTTCCCACACTGA